A genomic region of Chelmon rostratus isolate fCheRos1 chromosome 8, fCheRos1.pri, whole genome shotgun sequence contains the following coding sequences:
- the LOC121610930 gene encoding zinc fingers and homeoboxes protein 1-like has product MSSRRKSTTPCMVLPSDVVEQEEVEEKTERAKDEEVEEEEGKVKEGAEEGPTAEELDQAVVVVPTPPDTDEPSVSTVEESEVLGPSPKRIAPNPPEDPGKDQLTQEQQCDTLEEGGADPAAVAAISLSKTPIMRMKTKSEPKRIAVSLKSADEAVEGFGGGGEGEVGGEQEPIEAPLGPMTPVEMLLHDSMKLGGGGMLVSPPSEQQRKSSTLNPTVLPAGLAQVLSAFQAQHTAAAAAAAQPQLLIPLSSIPSYSAAMDTNPLLGSTYKKFPYPSMAEISSLAAQTQFTEEQIKVWFSAQRLKHGVSWTPEEVEEARRKQFNGTVHTVPQTITVIPAHQLSAAANGLQSILQTCQIVGQPGLVFTQVGPGGSLPVTSPITLTVAGLPSQSQSSSRVSCQPTPMNSELKRATTVQPPSLSPQENSALSADTFSLRPKKSKEQLAELKASYLKNHFVTDAEIARLMKLTNLTKGEIKKWFSDTRYNQRNSKNSHVIVFHDGGGRGSGSCSSSASTTIVIDSSDETPTSPLPPRTPPVREKESRPKTWNPFPDFTLQKFKEKTPEQLVVLEESFEKSSTPSDEELSRLRTETKLTRREIDAWFTERRKMPSVSTSSPDSSEGGKMETDGAKSGEVGIGASSSSPSASSSRRGSQTPPVGRSKQLPATSSSNKDMKDKGKKTPEQLHILKSAFVRTQWPTPEEYDQLAEESGLPRSYIVSWFGDSRYSWKNSNLKWFFQYQSGNIEGPNGGGGSKMGSSSSSIGRKRRVRNRGWGRSRTRKQPRRSASFSADANRSPPSKKFKSGREILREYYLKHHFLNEQDLDELVTKTNMSYEQVREWFAEVQRRLDTGSDPFQDPATGRTDRDEEGEGEGADTQGEASTAAEEQTGTGMGDEEDDEGDEEDDCDESDDSEVWEPSRSVRKSLSVSED; this is encoded by the exons ATGTCTAGTCGCCGGAAATCGACTACACCCTGCATGGTGCTGCCCTCTGATGtggtggagcaggaagaggtggaggaaaaaacagaaagggcAAAggatgaagaggtggaggaggaggaaggaaaggtgaaggaaggagcagaggagggaccGACTGCAGAGGAGCTGGATCAGGCTGTAGTGGTTGTCCCCACCCCACCAGATACGG ATGAGCCCAGTGTCTCTACTGTAGAAGAAAGTGAAGTCCTCGGTCCCTCACCGAAACGCATCGCTCCAAACCCTCCTGAGGATCCAGGCAAGGACCAGTTAACCCAAGAACAACAGTGTGATACACttgaggagggaggagcagacCCTGCCGCCGTTGCTGCCATCTCTCTCAGCAAGACCCCCATCATGAGGATGAAGACCAAATCTGAACCCAAAAGGATCGCTGTGTCGCTGAAGTCAGCAGATGAGGCGGTGGAGGGTTTTGGAGGGGGAGGCgagggagaggtgggaggagagcaggagcccATTGAGGCTCCTCTGGGGCCGATGACGCCTGTGGAGATGCTGCTGCACGACTCCATGAAGCTCGGGGGAGGCGGCATGCTGGTCAGCCCGccctcagagcagcagaggaaatcGTCCACTTTAAACCCCACGGTTCTGCCTGCGGGCCTGGCACAG GTGCTTTCTGCTTTCCAGGCCCAgcatactgcagcagcagcagcagcagctcagcctcagctgctgatTCCCCTCAGCAGCATCCCCTCCTACAGTGCAGCTATGGACACCAACCCCCTGCTGGGCAGCACATACAAGAAGTTTCCTTACCCCTCCATGGCTGAGATCAGCAGCCtggcagcacagacacagttcACAGAGGAGCAGATCAAG GTGTGGTTCTCCGCCCAGCGGCTGAAGCACGGCGTGAGCTGGACTCctgaggaagtggaggaggccAGGAGAAAACAGTTTAATGGCACGGTGCACACGGTGCCTCAGACCATCACTGTCATCCCTGCTCACCAACTCTCAGCTGCTGCCAATGGCCTGCAGTCCATTCTTCAGACCTGCCAGATAGTGGGTCAGCCCGGGCTGGTGTTCACACAG GTCGGCCCAGGGGGGAGTCTTCCAGTGACCAGTCCCATCACTCTGACAGTGGCAGGGCTGCCCAGCCAGTCCCAGAGCTCCAGCAGAGTTTCCTGCCAGCCCACCCCAATGAACAGTGAGCTGAAACGAGCAACCACTGTccagcctccctctctttctccacag GAGAACTCTGCCCTCAGCGCTGATACATTCAGTTTGCGGCCCAAGAAGTCCAAAGAGCAGCTGGCAGAGCTGAAAGCAAGCTACCTGAAAAACCATTTTGTCACTGATGCAGAAATCGCCCGGCTGATGAAGCTCACCAACCTGACAAAGGGAGAGATCAAGAAGTGGTTCAGTGACACCAGATACAACCAGCGCAACTCCAAGAACAGCCATGTCATCGTTTTCCATGACGGAGGGGGCAGAGGAAGTGGCAGCTGTAGTAGCAGTGCTAGCACCACCATTGTTATCGACTCAAGCGATGAGACCCCCACATCTCCCCTTCCTCCACGCACTCCTCCTGTGAGGGAGAAGGAGTCGCGGCCCAAAACATGGAATCCATTTCCAGATTTCACCCTGCAGAAGTTTAAGGAGAAGACTCCAGAgcagctggtggtgctggaggaaagtTTCGAGAAGAGCAGTACCCCATCAGATGAAGAACTGAGCCGCCTGAGGACAGAGACTAAACTGACGCGGAGAGAGATCGATGCCTGGTTCACCGAGAGACGAAAAATGCCGTCTGTCAGCACTTCCTCCCCAGATTCTTCGGagggaggaaagatggagaCAGACGGAGCAAAATCAGGAGAAGTAGGAATAGGAGCcagctcttcttctccttctgcaTCCTCATCTCGTAGAGGTAGTCAAACTCCTCCTGTCGGCCGCAGTAAGCAGCTGCCCgctaccagcagcagcaacaaagacatgaaagaTAAGGGTAAAAAGACTCCGGAGCAGCTCCACATTCTTAAAAGTGCCTTCGTGCGTACCCAGTGGCCCACACCAGAGGAGTACGATCAGCTGGCGGAAGAGAGCGGCCTTCCTCGCTCCTACATTGTCAGCTGGTTCGGTGACTCTCGGTACTCGTGGAAGAATAGTAATCTGAAGTGGTTCTTCCAGTATCAAAGTGGCAACATCGAAGGGCCAaatggtggaggaggcagtaaaatgggaagcagcagcagcagcattggtCGAAAAAGACGCGTCAGAAATCGCGGTTGGGGTCGGTCCCGAACCAGGAAGCAGCCGAGAAGGTCTGCCTCCTTCAGTGCAGATGCCAATAGATCTCCCCCGTCTAAGAAATTCAAGAGTGGGAGGGAGATTCTGAGGGAGTACTACCTGAAACACCATTTTCTCAATGAGCAAGACCTGGATGAGCTTGTGACCAAGACCAACATGAGCTATGAACAG GTGAGGGAGTGGTTCGCCGAGGTCCAGCGACGCTTGGACACAGGGTCAGATCCCTTCCAGGATCCGGCTACAGGACGGACggacagagatgaagaaggagagggagagggagcggaCACGCAGGGAGAGGCGTCGACAGCCGCCGAGGAGCAGACGGGCACGGGGATGGGAGAcgaggaagatgatgaaggagacgaggaggacgaCTGTGACGAATCCGACGACAGTGAGGTTTGGGAGCCGTCACGTAGCGTCCGGAAATCCTTGTCAGTTTCCGAAGACTAA